A part of Aspergillus flavus chromosome 5, complete sequence genomic DNA contains:
- a CDS encoding vacuolar assembly/sorting protein (vacuolar protein sorting vps16, putative), protein MAPSNPLANWERLGDSFYRKVPIYDAIFDEDVELENYIVAGAPYGGALALHRDDTKPYRFRDAQTAKSSIGIYSSSGKLINRLNWEHGTIRGLGWSDKEELLVITEDGTVRRYFGLYGDFTSFSLGNGAEEYGVRACRFWTSGFVALLSNNQLVAVSNYDEPRPKLLAHCPEGEVSSWSLIPPAFTLSRSVEVLLAVDKTVYLVDPTEAEDKVLQNGPFKHASVSPTGRFVALITAEGKVWVVSSDFQSKYSEYDPESRVTPRTVDWCGDDAVVIAWEDEVHLIGPNGVAARYYYDGIVHVVPEFDGVRLITHDTCEFLHKVTDVTEAIFRLGSTSPASVLLDSIDLLEKKSPKADENIQRIRSSLPEAVDICVRAAGHEFDAYWQKRLLKAASFGKSVLDLYNSDDFVEMTEKLRVLKAVRDYQIGLPISYDQYMRLTPEKLIERLVNRHEYLLAIKISEYLQIPADRIYVHWASQKVKVSTVDDEAVCKLIVQRLDGKPGISFELIAQAAYDEGRAHLATQLLNHEPRAGKQVPLLLNMEEDEIALDKAIESGDNDLVNYVLLRLKSKLPLASFFRMINTRPMASALVETTARGDDTELLKDLYYQDDRPIDGSNVLLSEALSQTELPSKTEKLHLASRLLVDSKDATVVLQQKLLSEASQLLKVQEALDKDIADRSEFVGLSLNETIYRLIRSGYGKRAQKLQSEFKMPDKTYWWLRLRALVAKRDWGELEEIGRNKKSPIGWEPFYNEILGAGNTKLASFFVPKCTNLPVEDKVEMWVKCGMIVKAGEEAFRAKDFNTLELLRTRASGPAVADIDRMINQLRPRK, encoded by the exons ATGGCACCGTCAAATCCGCTGGCGAACTGGGAGAGGCTGGGCGATAGTTTCTATAGAAAAGTCCCGATATACGACGCGATctttgatgaagatgttgaacTAGAGAACTACATCGTCGCAGGCGCGCCATACGGAGGGGCTTTAG CATTGCATCGCGATGATACCAAGCCATACAGGTTCCGTGATGCTCAGACCGCCAAGTCGAGCATTGGTATCTATTCCTCCTCGGGAAAGCTGATTAACCGACTTAAT TGGGAGCATGGTACTATCCGAGGGCTCGGCTGGTCCGACAAAGAGGAGTTGTTAGTGATCACGGAAGACGGTACCGTTCGACGCTATTTCGGACTGTATGGAGACTTtacttcattttctcttGGAAAC GGAGCGGAAGAATATGGCGTCAGAGCTTGTCGCTTTTGGACTTCCGGCTTCGTTGCTCTGCTCTCAAACAACCAGCTGGTAGCTGTGTCTAACTATGACGAGCCCCGACCGAAGCTCCTAGCTCATTGCCCTGAAGGAGAGGTTTCATCGTGGTCCTTAATTCCACCTGCTTTTACACTGTCGCGCTCAGTCGAGGTACTGCTAGCTGTTGACAAGACTGTCTACCTGGTTGATCCCACAGAGGCAGAGGACAAAGTGCTTCAAAATGGTCCTTTTAAGCATGCCAGCGTGTCGCCAACTGGAAGATTCGTGGCTCTCATCACGGCGGAAGGCAAAGTATGGGTAGTCAGTAGTGATTTCCAGAGCAAGTACAGCGAGTATGATCCCGAATCTCGCGTAACTCCCCGGACAGTTGACTGGTGTGGCGATGATGCTGTTGTCATTGCGTGGGAAGATGAAGTGCACTTGATTGGTCCCAATGGGGTTGCCGCTCG CTACTATTATGACGGCATTGTCCATGTTGTTCCCGAGTTTGATGGCGTTCGACTGATCACGCATGACACATGCGAGTTTTTGCATAAAGTGACAG ACGTAACGGAGGCGATCTTCCGCCTCGGATCTACCTCCCCTGCCTCAGTCCTGCTGGACTCAATCGACTTGCTGGAAAAGAAGTCTCCCAAGGCCGATGAGAATATCCAGCGAATCCGATCAAGTTTACCAGAAGCCGTTGACATCTGCGTTAGGGCCGCGGGCCATGAGTTCGACGCATATTGGCAGAAGAGATTGTTGAAAGCTGCGTCATTCGGCAAATCTGTTCTGGATTTATACAACAGTGACGATTTCGTTGAAATGACCGAGAAACTTCGAGTTCTTAAAGCAGTTAGGGATTACCAGATTGGGCTTCCAATCTCGTACGATCAATACATGCGCCTGACTCCGGAAAAACTTATCGAACGCTTGGTGAACAGACATGAATATTTACTTGCCATTAAAATTTCGGAATACCTCCAGATTCCTGCCGACAGAATCTACGTCCATTGGGCAAGCCAAAAGGTTAAGGTCTCAACCGTTGACGATGAAGCTGTCTGTAAGCTTATCGTGCAAAGATTGGACGGCAAGCCGGGGATATCGTTCGAACTGATTGCACAAGCCGCTTATGATGAAGGGCGTGCTCATCTGGCCACCCAGCTGCTGAACCACGAGCCACGGGCTGGCAAGCAGGTTCCGTTACTTCTGAacatggaggaggatgaaatTGCTCTTGATAAGGCCATCGAAAGCGGTGACAATGACCTAGTAAACTATGTGCTTCTACGTCTCAAGAGCAAACTCCCCCTGGCCAGCTTCTTCAGAATGATTAACACCCGACCTATGGCTTCTGCCCTTGTGGAAACGACCGCTCGAGGTGACGATACCGAACTACTAAAGGATCTCTACTACCAAGACGACCGTCCGATCGACGGCTCGAATGTGCTCCTCTCGGAAGCATTGAGTCAGACAGAGTTGCCAAGCAAAACTGAGAAGCTGCACCTTGCCTCTCGATTATTAGTCGACTCGAAAGACGCGACAGTAGTCTTGCAGCAAAAACTTCTTTCCGAAGCATCACAGTTGTTAAAGGTCCAGGAAGCCTTGGATAAGGACATTGCAGATCGGTCTGAGTTTGTGGGTCTAAGCTTGAACGAGACTATTTACAGACTGATCCGATCGGGCTACGGCAAGAGAGCACAAAAGCTTCAGAGTGAATTTAAAATGCCGGATAAGACATATTGGTGGCTTAGACTAAGGGCTCTAGTTGCCAAACGAGACTGGGGTGAGTTGGAAGAGATCGGCAGAAACAAGAAATCTCCGATCGGGTGGGAG CCTTTTTATAACGAGATACTAGGTGCTGGAAACACGAAACTCGCTTCGTTTTTCGTCCCCAAATGCACCAATTTACCGGTTGAAGACAAGGTGGAAATGTGGGTGAAATGTGGAATGATCGTGAAAGCTGGGGAGGAAGCCTTCAGAGCCAAGGACTTTAATACCCTGGAACTCCTCCGGACGAGAGCTTCGGGGCCAGCTGTCGCTGATATTGATCGAATGATCAACCAGCTTAGGCCAAGGAAATAG
- a CDS encoding putative ubiquitin C-terminal hydrolase (ubiquitin hydrolase): MHSHRGANGVLTQSPLNHAKNNHYDTVFQYLQDHPSIASTLAIAILVFVALTQSGSIPATVARTLWDVIVYMTPSRVVAALDKKANSTPIDESAGPMTFEAKSEAMKRILGLDNSSLSSFFPRAPTLPGFGTALLGSKDSLPPGLGNWDNSCYQNSIIQGFASLESLATFLGRNIDLFGAKGAFSTHQALKGIIERLNSPDSYGQRLWTPADLKSMSSWQQQDAQEYFSKVVDQIDYEIQQATRKQTRNLGLKVASPQENVIGAGSTSGTSADASVGARIAEIRSFGNPLEGLLAQRVGCMQCGWTEGLSLIPFNCLTLPLGAGYEHDVRDCLQDYMDLEPIEGVECAKCTLLHAQKQLQNLLKQIEEDKSLSNTPDSPSVSEALKNSAQERLKAVEEALEEEDFAEKTLSKKCNIPSKNRVSSTKSRQAVIARPPKCLVVHINRSLFDEMTGMLRKNYAALKFPKILDMGEWCLGAAAGQAGQNSEMWDMDPRESMLAQADKIADGHGQLYELRAVITHYGRHENGHYICYRKYPSETFPANVPESVIEQDGEKQTTERWFRLSDEDVQMVSESNVMAQGGAFMLFYEAVDSSSLPAETGEPDLAEVDNSVSTSSAVTPEDMSTTSAATDDTRTSQATSVSTPEKAELPVANARPASEVD; encoded by the coding sequence ATGCACTCTCATAGAGGGGCGAACGGTGTCCTCACTCAGAGTCCCTTGAACCACGCAAAGAATAACCACTATGACACGGTATTTCAGTATCTACAAGACCACCCAAGCATAGCCTCCACCCTAGCGATCGCTATACTCGTTTTCGTTGCCTTGACTCAGTCTGGATCTATTCCGGCCACGGTAGCCCGAACACTGTGGGACGTCATCGTTTACATGACGCCGTCCAGGGTAGTCGCCGCCCTAGACAAAAAAGCAAATTCAACCCCGATCGACGAAAGTGCCGGCCCGATGACTTTCGAAGCCAAGAGCGAAGCGATGAAACGGATCCTCGGGCTCGATAACTCATCATTATCCTCCTTTTTCCCTCGAGCTCCCACACTCCCGGGCTTCGGTACTGCACTTCTCGGCAGCAAGGACAGCCTCCCTCCGGGTCTAGGCAACTGGGACAACTCGTGCTATCAGAACAGTATCATACAAGGGTTTGCTTCGCTGGAGTCGCTCGCGACCTTCTTGGGACGGAACATCGATTTATTCGGGGCGAAGGGAGCATTCTCGACACATCAGGCGCTCAAGGGCATCATAGAACGGCTGAATAGCCCCGACAGTTACGGACAGCGATTATGGACTCCGGCGGATCTGAAGTCGATGAGCAGTTGGCAACAACAAGACGCGCAGGAATATTTTTCGAAAGTTGTCGATCAGATAGACTACGAGATACAGCAGGCCACACGGAAACAAACTCGGAACCTCGGGTTGAAGGTGGCAAGCCCGCAAGAAAATGTTATTGGGGCTGGGTCTACGTCGGGAACCAGTGCGGACGCCTCTGTCGGGGCTCGGATTGCTGAGATACGTTCCTTCGGTAACCCACTGGAAGGTCTCCTCGCACAGCGAGTGGGCTGCATGCAATGTGGTTGGACTGAGGGCTTGTCCCTTATTCCATTCAATTGCCTGACGTTACCACTTGGGGCAGGCTACGAGCATGATGTTCGTGATTGTCTTCAGGACTATATGGATTTAGAACCTATTGAAGGGGTGGAGTGTGCGAAGTGTACTTTGTTGCACGCTCAAAAACAACTCCAGAATCTGCTTAAACAAATCGAGGAGGATAAGTCGCTTTCGAACACACCCGATTCACCGAGTGTATCCGAAGCGCTGAAGAACTCGGCGCAGGAACGATTGAAGGCTGTTGAGGAGGCcctcgaggaagaggatttTGCGGAGAAGACTCTCTCTAAGAAGTGCAATATCCCTTCGAAGAACCGTGTCTCCTCCACGAAATCCAGGCAAGCTGTGATTGCAAGGCCACCGAAGTGCCTTGTCGTTCACATCAACCGCAGTTTGTTTGATGAAATGACGGGAATGCTTCGAAAGAATTACGCCGCTCTGAAGTTTCCGAAGATCCTTGATATGGGCGAGTGGTGCCTAGGAGCAGCCGCCGGCCAAGCGGGTCAAAACAGCGAGATGTGGGACATGGATCCGAGAGAGTCGATGCTCGCACAAGCCGACAAGATCGCGGATGGCCATGGACAACTATATGAATTACGAGCGGTAATCACGCACTACGGCCGTCATGAGAACGGTCACTATATATGTTATAGAAAGTACCCTTCAGAAACATTCCCCGCCAACGTTCCGGAGTCAGTCATTGAGCAAGACGGTGAGAAGCAGACGACTGAGCGCTGGTTCCGGTTGAGTGACGAGGATGTACAAATGGTCAGCGAATCCAACGTTATGGCGCAGGGAGGAGCTTTCATGCTCTTCTATGAAGCCGTGGAttcatcttctctccccGCTGAAACTGGCGAGCCAGATCTTGCAGAAGTGGACAATTCGGTATCTACCTCGAGTGCTGTCACGCCGGAAGACATGTCGACAACATCTGCGGCCACTGACGACACCCGAACGTCTCAAGCTACGAGTGTGTCCACGCCTGAGAAGGCTGAGCTTCCAGTTGCGAATGCACGGCCTGCTTCGGAAGTTGATTGA
- a CDS encoding thioredoxin — MDIELYVYDLSKGLARQWSLPLTGTHIDAIYHTAIVLNGVEYYFGHGIQTAYPGSTHHGQPMEKVHLGQTELPLDVISEYIESLGEIYTPESYDLFLHNCNNFTQDLAMFLLGKSIPDYIRNLPQTFLSTPFGQMIKPQIEAALRPVTQAPSTDVPSQPPAQIQPANKVIQVTNLTQLNRELNQASHSAAIIFFTSATCPPCKALYPLYDSLAEEAGSKATLIKVDISSAYDVAMKYGIKATPTFKTYLKGQETETWSGANASQLQGNIKLLIEMANPAHPHRKLDLPTFQRPIPASSYIQYKNTPPLDKLIQKLPQETRDNKTLTSITTFITNSIKSNDKIETPLPQDLPTYPTYIETLLKETPSAAHFAIIDLARLLTLDPRVASYFASQNPPSTLLSLLSLSQSTQDTQDKKETPYNQTLTTLHLLTNLLTTPLPTHTILNTPSLFSQTLNTLTTSLFHPNPKIRCAATSLAYNLTAQNHNSRIEGKGDIISEEDQVSLVAGLIEAIANEEESGEALRGFLMALGLVVYECAVGGEVEEVCRVLGSRETVLGKKKGGLFGGGEEGRKLEGLIGEVVGLVGFCS; from the exons ATGGACATAGAGCTATACGTCTACGACCTCTCCAAG GGTCTCGCCCGCCAG TGGTCCCTCCCGCTCACGGGCACGCACATTGATGCCATCTACCACACAGCCATCGTGCTCAACGGCGTGGAATACTACTTTGGCCATGGCATCCAAACAGCCTACCCAGGGAGCACGCACCACGGACAACCCATGGAGAAAGTCCATCTGGGCCAGACAGAACTGCCCCTGGACGTGATATCCGAGTACATCGAGTCCCTGGGAGAAATCTACACACCAGAG TCCTAcgacctcttcctccacaaCTGCAACAACTTCACCCAAGATCTGGCCATGTTCCTCCTGGGCAAGAGTATCCCAGATTACATCCGGAACTTACCCCAGACCTTCCTCAGCACGCCTTTCGGGCAGATGATCAAGCCGCAAATCGAAGCCGCCTTGCGCCCTGTCACCCAAGCCCCCAGCACCGACGTACCAAGCCAACCCCCTGCACAAATACAGCCAGCAAACAAAGTCATCCAGGTCACTAATCTCACGCAACTCAACCGCGAACTCAACCAGGCCAGCCACTCCGCCgcaatcatcttcttcacttcGGCCACCTGCCCGCCCTGCAAAGCCCTCTACCCTTTATACGACTCACTAGCCGAAGAAGCAGGATCCAAGGCCACATTGATCAAAGTAGACATCAGCAGCGCCTACGACGTGGCCATGAAATACGGGATCAAGGCCACGCCCACCTTCAAAACCTACTTAAAGGGtcaagaaacagaaaccTGGAGCGGCGCAAACGCATCCCAGCTCCAGGGAAATATCAAACTGCTAATCGAAATGGCGAACCCAGCACACCCGCACCGCAAACTCGACCTCCCGACTTTCCAACGCCCAATCCCTGCCTCGTCATACATTCAATACAAGAATACACCACCGCTAGACAAACTCATCCAGAAACTCCCCCAGGAAACCAGAGACAACAAGACCCTCACCTCAATCACAACCTTCATCACCAACTCTATCAAATCCAACGATAAGATCGAAACTCCCCTACCACAGGACCTCCCAACCTACCCAACATACATAGAAACCCTCCTCAAGGAAACACCAAGCGCCGCTCACTTCGcaataatagatctagcaAGACTCCTAACCCTCGACCCCAGAGTCGCCTCATACTTCGCTTCCCAGAACCCCCCGTCTACACTCTTATCCCTCCTCTCCCTATCTCAATCAACCCAAGATAcccaagacaagaaagaaactccCTACAACCAAACCCTAACaaccctccacctcctcacaAACCTCCTCACCACTCCCCTCCCCACACACACAATCCTAAACACCccctccctcttctcccagaCCCTAAACACCCTAACCACCTCCCTCTTCCACCCGAACCCGAAAATCCGCTGCGCAGCCACCTCCCTAGCCTACAACCTCACCGCCCAGAACCACAATTCCCGGATCGAAGGCAAGGGCGATATCATCTCCGAAGAGGACCAGGTCTCGCTGGTGGCGGGTTTGATCGAGGCGATCGCGAATGAGGAGGAGAGTGGGGAGGCGCTGAGGGGGTTTTTGATGGCGTTGGGGTTGGTGGTGTATGAGTGTGCTGTGGGtggggaggtggaggaggtttgTCGGGTTTTGGGGAGTAGGGAGACTGTTcttgggaagaagaaggggggtTTGtttgggggaggggaggaggggaggaagtTGGAGGGGTTGATTGGGGAGGTGGTGGGGTTGGTGGGGTTTTGTTCTTGA
- a CDS encoding Alb1-domain-containing protein, with protein MAKARVQSKHSRAARRAASPSLDVDKSLTTLPRAEDTVIQRESILSDRANAGVAKKKSKAKALTKAQRARQQKGIERAENILDQLETKVEKSVKRGKTVKARRAEWEDLNRKAGATMFQNLNDEADNDDDDAMADVSAAPKTSKPQLQPAQNLVADQHADIDVDDDIS; from the exons ATGGCTAAAGCAAGAG TCCAGTCAAAGCACTCTCGTGCGGCCCGCCGGGCAGCATCGCCGAGTCTCGACGTTGACAAGTCTTTGACCACCCTTCCCCGTGCCGAAGATACCGTGATACAGCGTGAATCTATACTTTCTGATCGCGCAAATGCCGGTgtggcaaagaagaagtcgAAGGCCAAAGCTCTCACAAAGGCGCAGCGTGCTAGGCAGCAGAAGGGTATCGAAAGAGCAGAGAATATCTTGGATCAACTGGAGACGAAAGTGGAGAAAAGTGTCAAGCGGGGAAAGACAGTGAAAGCACGTAGG GCTGAGTGGGAAGACCTGAATCGCAAGGCGGGAGCGACCATGTTTCAGAACCTCAACGACGAGGCCGATaatgacgacgatgacgctATGGCCGATGTTTCCGCGGCTCCTAAGACATCGAAGCCGCAGCTGCAGCCGGCTCAAAACCTGGTGGCTGACCAACACGCAGATATTGACGTGGACGATGATATCAGCTGA